The genomic DNA ATGACGCGTAAACGTTTTAGCGCATGGCTAACGGATGGCTGAGTCAGCCCCATAATCTCCGCCACGCGCCCGGTATGACGTTCAGTGTACATATGGCGAAAGAGCACCAGCAGGTTGAGATCCACTTCGTGTAAACGTGACATAGATATCGTTATCAATCCGATTAATAACCGCGATAAACCACACGGCATATCTCACTGAGATGTTTTTTTATACGCTTCATTAACAAAATAACAACATTTAAGGGAAGGAACTGTGATGCATGTGGACTTCACTACGGTCAACCGGCAGGTCACCGTGACGCCGGGCAGTAACCTGCTGGATGTGTTACGTGAACATCAAATTGCTATTTCCTACAGCTGTATGGCCGGGCGCTGCCAGACCTGCCGTTGTACCGTACTGCGCGGCAACGTTGAGCAAACGCTGCCGGAGGACGCTCCGGAAATGGCTGCCGGCGAAGTATTGGCCTGCTGTACGACGTTACATTCAGATTGTGCTATTGCGCTGCCGCCGACCGATGAAATTGTGGTGCACCCGGCACGGACGTTAAAAACAACGGTGAGCGAATTTTCGCCCCTGTGCCATGACGTATGGCGGCTGCGTCTGAAACCGGCCAAAGCCTTTAGCTGGTCTGCCGGGCAGTTCGTCAGGCTGACCTTTCCCGGGGGCGGCCAGCGCAGCTACTCCATGGCCGGCAGCCCGCAGGACGATGAGCTGGAGTTTCATATTCGCATTGTTGCAGATGGCCGGGTGACGCCAGGGCTGAGTCAAACGCTAATGCCGGGTACCATGATTAAGCTGAACGGCCCTTTGGGCGCCAGCTGGCTGCGACAAAAACATCCCGGGCCAATCCTTTGCGTTGCCGGAGGAACCGGTCTGGCGCCACAGCTGTCGATTATTCGCTCGGCGTTGGCCGCCGGGATGAAGAATCCCATTCACCTCTATTACGGTTGCCGCTGGGCTGCCGATTTGTACGGTACCGAACAGCTGGAGGCGCTGGCCAATGCATACCCTCATTTCCGCTATCAGATAGTGCTAAGCCAGGAGACACCAACCGAAACCATACGCACCGGGCGTCTGCCCGCCGCGGTTGCGCAGGATCTGCCGACGCTGAAGGGCTGGAAGGTTTACCCGGCAGGGCCACCGGCGATGGTTGAAGCCATGACCCTGCAGGCTCGTGCGCTAGGTGCCCGCGCCGAAGATATTCACGCCGATGCGTTTTATTACCAACCGTAATGTCGTTACCCGGATAGATAACTAAAAGGAGTCACTATGAACTTCACCTCTGAACCCAATAGCAATTTACTCTGGCCAGACGATGGGACCAGCCGTATTCCTTACTGGGCCTATACCCGCGACGATATTTACCAGCGCGAGCTCGACAAGATTTTCTACGGAAAACACTGGTGCTATGTGGCGCTGGAAGCCGAGATCCCAGAGCCTGGTGATTTTGTGCGCAGCGTCATCGGCGAACGTTCGGTGATCGCGGTACGTAATCAACAGGGGGAAATTAATGTGGTTGAAAACGTCTGCGCGCACCGTGGAATGCGCTTCTGCCGTGAAAAATCGGGCAACCGCAGCGATTTTGTCTGCCCGTATCATCAGTGGAATTACGACCTCAACGGTAACCTTCAGGGCGTGCCTTTCCGTCGCGGCGTGAAGCAGGACGGCAAAGTCAACGGTGGAATGCCCAAGGACTTTAACCCTGCGGAACACGGGCTGAAAAAGCTGAACGTCGCTTGCCACAATGGCGTCGTGTTTGCCTCTTTCTCGCCCGACGTCGAGCCGCTTGAGCAGTATCTGGGCCCGGATATCCTGGCATATTTTGAGCGCGTGTTTAGCGGTCGTCAGCTCGAGCTGCTGGGCTATAACCGCCAACGCATTCCAGGTAACTGGAAGCTGATGCAGGAAAACATTAAAGATCCGTACCACGCGGGCCTGCTGCACACCTGGTTTGTGACGTTTGGCCTGTGGCGTGCCGATAATCGTTCACAGCTGATTATGGACGATAAATACCGCCATGCGGCGATGATTAGCCGGAAAGGAAATGGCGGTAAAAGCGCGGTGACACAAGGAGTTAGCAGCTTTAAAGAGCAAATGCAGCTGAACGATGCCAGCTTCCTTGATGTGGTGGAGGAACCCTGGTGGAACGGCCCGACGGTGGTCATGATGACGCTATTTCCGAGCCTGGTTATTCAGCAAAACGTCAATTCGATGTCGGTACGCCATATTCAGCCGCGCGGGCCAAACGCCTTCGATTTTGTCTGGACTCACTTTGGTTTTGCTGACGATGACGAGGAGATGACCCAACGTCGTCTGAAACAGGCCAATCTGTTCGGCCCGGCCGGTTTCGTGTCGGCTGACGACGGCGAAGTCGTGGAGTTTTCTCAGCAGGGGTTCCATCACAATGACCATCGACGCACCCTTGCCGAGATGAACGGCACCGGCTATGAAAATAGCGATCATATGGTCTCGGAGAGCCTGATTCGCGGGATGTACCATTACTGGCGCGGCGTACTGGAGATTTAACATGATGATTAACAATGAAATCTGGCAACAGCTTGTGGCGCTGCAAACCGAGTACAGCGACGCCGTTGATCGCGCTGAGTGGGCAAAGTGGACGACGCTATTTACCGAAGACTGCTGCTATAAGGTGATCCCGCGGGAGAACTACGACCGCCAGCTGCCGCTTTGCACCATCAATCTTGAAAGCAAAGGTATGCTGAAAGACCGTATTTACGGCGTTGCCGAAACGCTTTTTCATGACCCTTACTACCAGCGCCACGTGGTGGGGTTACCGCATGTGATCTCGGTCGATGAACAAGGGATCGTAGCGCGGACCCACTATGCCGTCTTCCGTACCAAGCCGGATGGCCACAGCGAGGTCTTCAACGTGGGCTACTACCTCGATACGGTGGTTCGAACGGCGGAAGGGCTGCGCTTTGCCAGCCGCCTGTGCATTTTCGATAGCGAACTGGTACCTAACTCGCTGATCTATCCTATTTGAGGTGATGATATGTCTGATAACTGGATTTTTGCCGCCGAGCTGGCCGATCTGCCGGAAGACGATGTAATTGGCATCGCGATTAACGGTCGCGATATCGCGCTTTACCGTACCGATGAGGGCGTTTTTGCCAGCGATAATCAGTGTTCTCACGGCAATGCGCGCTTGAGCGACGGTTTTCTTGAAGACGGTGAAATTGAGTGCCCGCTGCATCAGGGCCGATTCTGCATTAAAACCGGTAAGGCAATGTGCAGCCCGTTAACTGAAGGTGTGGCTATTTACCCGGTACAGATCGACGGCGAGCAGGTTTATCTCCGCTTTGCCTGATGAAAAGGGCAGCCGAAGGCTGCCCTTTTAGTCACCCCTCTCTGGAAGGGCTAAACCGAGAGTTGTTCAACAACGTCGGCAACGCTGACAATCCGCTTAATGCCGCCAATCCCCGTACCTAATGAGATATAGCCTTCGTCAGTGTTGCCTTCCAGCATCCCGAGACGCAGTCCGCGCAAACCGCCCATTGCGCTGCCGATGTCTTCCTTCGTGGCACCGGCTTTATCCATGGCCACCAGTTTCTCGGTCAGTTTCCCCGGCAGCGAACGGTAGTAGTCGGGCAGGGTGCGGAACAGGCTAAGGTCCAGACCGTTGGCGGCGACGATTTTTTCTTTCACCGACAGCGGTACGCGGTTTTCTAGCGTGCTGATAAACACCGACCCGGCGAACACGCCTTCCGCGCCAAGCGCATGGGCGGCTTTGGCCGTGCGTTTATCCACAATCCCTCCCGCGGCGAGGACCGGCACGTGCTTCACGGCGTCGACAATCATCGGAACGACGGAGAATGTGCCCAGCGCAGTGCCCGGCAGAGTACCGCCTTCATCAAAGCCTGTGGCCACAATGATATCCGCCCCCGCACGTTCTGCCTCACGGCTATTCGCCGGCGTTGGGTTGATATCACGGTAGATAATGGCAATACCTGCGGCTTTTAATTCCTCAAACAACGCAGGAATAATGGCGCCTTCACCGTAGCCGGTATAAACCACGGCTTTTACCGCCTCTTCCTTCGTCACTCGCAGAATACCGGGGGTCCAGATGTCGTTTTCTGCTGATGGAATCAGGTTAACGGCAAACGGTTTTTCCGTTAACGCCTTGGTTTTACGAATTTCTTCGCGCATTTTTTCTGCCGTTTCTTCAGGCGTCGACACCGCCGTTTCTGCCGTCAGGCCAGCGTTTGGGCCTAACACGCCCAGGCCGCCGGCGTTGCTAACGGCGGCAACGAAACGGGCATCGGTCAGCCAGGAAAGCGGGCCCTGGACAACGGGTTTTTCGATGCCGAGGATCTGAGTGATACGATTCGTTTTCATGATGCTATTTCCTCATTACAGCGCGAATTTGCTGGGATGCGGGCAGTGTAGAGAGGTTCATTGTTTAGAAAAATAGTGAAAAAAGTTCTTCACTGTTATTAAATAAATAACAATAATTCTTCGATTGCCGGGAAACGTGCATCATGCAGATGAATCTTTTTGAAAATATTAAGATTTTTATCGAAATTGTCGATTCAGGCAGCTTCACCCAGGCGGCGGAAAACCTGCAAATACACCGCCCGGCGGTGACCAAAGCGGTGCAGCAGCTCGAGCAGGGCAGCGGCGTACGGCTGCTACAGCGCACCACGCGACGTATTTATCTGACGCCGGAAGGTGAAGAATTTTATCGTCGCAGTAAACCGCTGCTGTCTCAGGCAGACGATCTGCTGGAGTCCTTTTCCCCGGATCGCCCGCTGCACGGCCAGCTGCGCGTAGATATGCCAATCGCATTTGCCCGCCTGGTGGTGGTGCCGCATCTGCGGGCGTTCTATGACGCGCATCCGGATCTGGAGATCGTACTCAGCAGTAGCGACATGCGTCGCGATATGCTGCGCGACGGCCTCGACTGCGTATTGCGCATGGGCGAGCTTGACGACGGCGACTACGTGGCCCGGCCGCTTGGCAACATCAACATGACCACCTGCGCCAGCCCGGATTATCTTGCGCGGTACGGCACGCCGACGTCGCTTGAGTCGTTGCGCCACCATCAGGGCGTTAACTGGTTTGTCAACAACAGCCGAGAAGTGGTGCCGTGGCGCTTCCAGACGGAGAAGGGCGTGGAGGAAATATATCTACCGGGCAAGCTGATCCTCGATAATTCCGAGGTCTATATTTCGGCAGGGCTTGCCGGGCTTGGCCTGCTTCAGGGAATGAACTTCTTCTTACAGCCGTACATAGACAGCGGTCAGTTAGTGGAAGTGCTGTCCGATAATCCATGTCCGGCGCGCAGGCTTTCGCTGCTTTATCCGCATCGGCATTTATCACACAAAGTCAGGGTGTTTGCGCAGTGGCTGGAAGGGCTGCTGGCGCAAATCCAGCAGCCGCGCGCTTAAAGCAGACCTTTTACCGCAAGGTGGTACAGCAGCATAATCGTTTTGCCATCGATAATATCACCGTTATCGATAGCG from Klebsiella sp. WP3-W18-ESBL-02 includes the following:
- a CDS encoding 2Fe-2S iron-sulfur cluster-binding protein → MHVDFTTVNRQVTVTPGSNLLDVLREHQIAISYSCMAGRCQTCRCTVLRGNVEQTLPEDAPEMAAGEVLACCTTLHSDCAIALPPTDEIVVHPARTLKTTVSEFSPLCHDVWRLRLKPAKAFSWSAGQFVRLTFPGGGQRSYSMAGSPQDDELEFHIRIVADGRVTPGLSQTLMPGTMIKLNGPLGASWLRQKHPGPILCVAGGTGLAPQLSIIRSALAAGMKNPIHLYYGCRWAADLYGTEQLEALANAYPHFRYQIVLSQETPTETIRTGRLPAAVAQDLPTLKGWKVYPAGPPAMVEAMTLQARALGARAEDIHADAFYYQP
- a CDS encoding aromatic ring-hydroxylating dioxygenase subunit alpha, which codes for MNFTSEPNSNLLWPDDGTSRIPYWAYTRDDIYQRELDKIFYGKHWCYVALEAEIPEPGDFVRSVIGERSVIAVRNQQGEINVVENVCAHRGMRFCREKSGNRSDFVCPYHQWNYDLNGNLQGVPFRRGVKQDGKVNGGMPKDFNPAEHGLKKLNVACHNGVVFASFSPDVEPLEQYLGPDILAYFERVFSGRQLELLGYNRQRIPGNWKLMQENIKDPYHAGLLHTWFVTFGLWRADNRSQLIMDDKYRHAAMISRKGNGGKSAVTQGVSSFKEQMQLNDASFLDVVEEPWWNGPTVVMMTLFPSLVIQQNVNSMSVRHIQPRGPNAFDFVWTHFGFADDDEEMTQRRLKQANLFGPAGFVSADDGEVVEFSQQGFHHNDHRRTLAEMNGTGYENSDHMVSESLIRGMYHYWRGVLEI
- a CDS encoding aromatic-ring-hydroxylating dioxygenase subunit beta codes for the protein MMINNEIWQQLVALQTEYSDAVDRAEWAKWTTLFTEDCCYKVIPRENYDRQLPLCTINLESKGMLKDRIYGVAETLFHDPYYQRHVVGLPHVISVDEQGIVARTHYAVFRTKPDGHSEVFNVGYYLDTVVRTAEGLRFASRLCIFDSELVPNSLIYPI
- a CDS encoding non-heme iron oxygenase ferredoxin subunit → MSDNWIFAAELADLPEDDVIGIAINGRDIALYRTDEGVFASDNQCSHGNARLSDGFLEDGEIECPLHQGRFCIKTGKAMCSPLTEGVAIYPVQIDGEQVYLRFA
- a CDS encoding NAD(P)H-dependent flavin oxidoreductase, with product MKTNRITQILGIEKPVVQGPLSWLTDARFVAAVSNAGGLGVLGPNAGLTAETAVSTPEETAEKMREEIRKTKALTEKPFAVNLIPSAENDIWTPGILRVTKEEAVKAVVYTGYGEGAIIPALFEELKAAGIAIIYRDINPTPANSREAERAGADIIVATGFDEGGTLPGTALGTFSVVPMIVDAVKHVPVLAAGGIVDKRTAKAAHALGAEGVFAGSVFISTLENRVPLSVKEKIVAANGLDLSLFRTLPDYYRSLPGKLTEKLVAMDKAGATKEDIGSAMGGLRGLRLGMLEGNTDEGYISLGTGIGGIKRIVSVADVVEQLSV
- a CDS encoding LysR family transcriptional regulator — translated: MNLFENIKIFIEIVDSGSFTQAAENLQIHRPAVTKAVQQLEQGSGVRLLQRTTRRIYLTPEGEEFYRRSKPLLSQADDLLESFSPDRPLHGQLRVDMPIAFARLVVVPHLRAFYDAHPDLEIVLSSSDMRRDMLRDGLDCVLRMGELDDGDYVARPLGNINMTTCASPDYLARYGTPTSLESLRHHQGVNWFVNNSREVVPWRFQTEKGVEEIYLPGKLILDNSEVYISAGLAGLGLLQGMNFFLQPYIDSGQLVEVLSDNPCPARRLSLLYPHRHLSHKVRVFAQWLEGLLAQIQQPRA